The following proteins come from a genomic window of Daphnia carinata strain CSIRO-1 chromosome 8, CSIRO_AGI_Dcar_HiC_V3, whole genome shotgun sequence:
- the LOC130703893 gene encoding methyl farnesoate epoxidase-like: MIGYLLIGAFFPCVLVWVFSRPRHFPPGPKGLPLLGCLMSVPRWHAGCAYMGLLELYYKYGPICGFYIGPQPVVSISGYNACKEAFLNENLNGRPDNAPARMKSKGKRMGIMLVDGDFWIIQKRFTLHHLRELGFGKKSMENLIQKEIKILLADMERQLEEGDHHFEFKNYFNVSLVNVLWMMLASTRFERTDPRLKLLIELFDTVFRSGDIIRVAFPCPAILIKLFPAFFAKLGRMDLLKEVWKFIEEAIEDHKQKLPQSEPRDFIDVYLKEIERDDDHSFSEEQLMNIILDILSAGADTTGNSIGFALLHLIHHADVQTKMQRELDEVCGDSLPCLHHKPQLTYTQAVLMEVQRLSGVSPLAIPRRALKTIPFGGHVIPQNTYVIINMHSVHMDETYWTDPQVFRPERHIDGDGRIINTDHLFPFGGGKRSCLGESLARTSYFFFTASLVKMFIFRSVPGNISPPSLTPLDGFTLGHRPFHAFVTKR, from the exons atgattggcTATCTATTGATTGGCGCATTCTTCCCTTGTGTTCTGGTGTGGGTTTTCTCTCGCCCCAGACATTTCCCTCCAG gTCCAAAGGGTTTACCACTTCTGGGTTGCTTAATGTCAGTGCCTCGGTGGCATGCCGGCTGTGCCTATATGGGACTCCTGGAGTTGTACTACAAGTACGGACCAATATGTGGTTTTTACATTGGTCCCCAACCTGTTGTTTCTATCAGTGGATATAACGCTTGCAAGGAGGCCTTCTTGAATGAAAACCTTAATGGACGACCAGACAATGCCCCAGCAAGAATGAAGAGTAAAGGGAAACGAATGG GTATTATGCTGGTTGATGGAGATTTTTGGATAATTCAGAAACGTTTCACGTTGCACCACTTACGTGAACTTGGTTTCGGCAAAAAAAGTATGGAAAATCTTATtcagaaagaaatcaaaatcctGTTGGCGGACATGGAGCGTCAGCTTGAAGAGGGAGATCATcactttgaattcaaaaactacTTCAACGTCTCATTAGTCAACGTATTATGGATGATGCTAGCCAGTACTCGTTTTGAACGTACTGATCCGCGTCTAAAACTACTTATCGAATTGTTTGACACTGTTTTCCGTAGCGGTGACATCATCCGGGTAGCCTTTCCATGCCCCGCCATCCTCATAAAACTGTTCCCTGCTTTTTTTGCTAAATTGGGCAGAATGGATCTTTTGAAAGAAGTCTGGAAATTTATTGAA GAAGCGATCGAAGACCACAAACAAAAGCTGCCACAGTCGGAACCAAGAGATTTTATAGACGTTTACCTTAAAGAGATTGAACGTGATGATGACCATTCTTTTTCAG AAGAACAGCTTATGAATATCATTTTGGATATTCTTTCGGCTGGAGCGGATACTACTGGAAATTCGATTG GATTCGCATTACTACACCTCATTCACCATGCTGACGTCCAAACGAAAATGCAGCGTGAACTAGATGAAGTGTGTGGCGATTCGCTACCTTGTTTGCATCATAAACCCCA ATTGACATATACCCAAGCTGTACTTATGGAAGTGCAAAGATTGAGCGGTGTTTCTCCTTTGGCCATTCCTCGCCGTGCTTTGAAAACCATTCCGTTTGGTGGCCATGTCATTCCCCAG aATACCTATGTCATCATTAACATGCACTCCGTACACATGGATGAAACCTATTGGACAGATCCACAAGTATTTCGTCCTGAACGGCATATAGACGGTGATGGCCGCATAATTAACACTGATCATCTTTTCCCTTTCGGAGGAG GTAAACGGAGCTGCCTAGGAGAATCGTTAGCTCGCACTTCCTACTTCTTCTTTACTGCATCCTTGGTCAAGATGTTCATTTTTCGTTCAGTTCCTGGCAATATTTCTCCTCCATCCCTCACTCCCTTAGACGGGTTTACTCTAGGTCATCGCCCATTCCATGCTTTTGTAACCAAACGATAG
- the LOC130704189 gene encoding high-affinity choline transporter 1-like: MTINTAGIAAVAVFYFVILVVGMLAAWKQRKAGRGTNSPAENIMLAKRDLGLFVGVLTMTATWVGGGYVNGSAEAVFSNGIVWCQTPFGYSLALILGGLFFARPMREKGYITMLDPFQIKYGLNIGGLLFLPALFGETIWTASILSALGSTLSVILEMDNNLAVFSSAAVAVIYTFFGGMYSVALTDVIQLFFILFGLVLCIPFAWMHPAVNQEALVNQNWLGHVEPSSSGIFIDNYLLLIFGGIPYQAYFQRVLSVKSSKQAQWLSYMAAILCTLLSIPSILLGGIAKNTDWLNGTDYAMALTSPDQVKQVLPLVLNYLTPQWVSFFGLGAVSAAVMSSADSCILSASSMFTHNIYKAIVCPSASGSHLMIALRVSILAVAAIASGLAISINSIYGLSLLCSDMVYVLLFPQLLLVIHAESSCNKYGCITSFLLGIILRILSGEELLGLPVVIQFPFYSDGRQQMPFRTLIMVFTLFVHLGVSFVTEQCFTRGWLPQKFDFLNSYPLEMTYQQEDISPEELHFQFMTNGKLETTAQELELTGTDIKFDPILSISHPKVKLLSMRTSIEESSK; encoded by the exons ATGACAATCAACACCGCCGGTATAGCGGCTGTGgctgttttctattttgttatTCTCGTCGTCGGCATGCTGGCCGCTTGGAAACAACGGAAAGCCGGACGAGGAACCAACAGCCCAGCGGAAAACATCATGCtggccaaaagagatttgggGCTCTTTGTAGGAGTCCTTACAATGACAG CTACGTGGGTTGGAGGCGGATACG TAAACGGATCGGCGGAAGCAGTTTTTAGTAACGGGATCGTCTGGTGCCAGACCCCCTTCGGCTACTCGCTCGCATTAATTCTCG GCGGACTGTTTTTTGCTAGACCTATGAG AGAAAAGGGTTACATCACCATGCTCGATCCGTTCCAGATCAAATACGGACTTAACATTGGTGGATTGCTTTTTTTGCCTGCACTTTTCGGTGAAACAATTTGGACTGCATCAATTCTCTCGGCTTTGG GATCGACCTTATCTGTTATTCTGGAAATGGATAACAACTTGGCTGTGTTTTCCAGCGCAGCCGTGGCTGTCATCTACACATTTTTTGGTGGGATGTACAGCGTAGCGCTAACTGATGTCATTCAGCTCTTCTTCATCCTGTTCGGATTG GTGTTATGCATTCCATTTGCTTGGATGCATCCGGCTGTAAATCAAGAAGCATTGGTCAATCAAAATTGGCTGGGCCACGTAGAGCCATCAAGTTCAGGAATATTTATTGATAACTATCTGCTGCTTATTTTTGGCGGAATTCCCTACCAA gcttatTTCCAGCGAGTTTTATCCGTCAAATCGTCGAAACAAGCTCAATGGCTCTCATATATGGCCGCTATTCTTTGCACATTATTGTCAATTCCGTCAATACTACTGGGAGGTATAGCCAAAAACACAG ATTGGCTTAACGGTACAGATTACGCGATGGCCTTAACATCTCCCGATCAGGTGAAACAGGTTCTACCGCTGGTTCTTAATTACTTAACCCCCCAG TGGGTTTCCTTCTTCGGATTGGGAGCCGTCTCAGCAGCTGTTATGTCTTCGGCAGACTCTTGCATCCTCTCGGCCAGCTCTATGTTTACGCACAACATTTACAAAGCCATCGTCTGCCCATCG GCTAGTGGATCTCATCTCATGATTGCTTTGCGTGTATCTATCCTGGCGGTGGCTGCCATCGCATCCGGACTAGCAATCAGTATTAACAGCATTTACGGCCTCTC ATTACTTTGCTCAGACATGGTTTATGTTTTACTATTCCCTCAATTGCTGCTGGTCATTCACGCCGAGTCTAGCTGCAACAAATACGGATGCATCACGTCATTCCTGTTGGGAATTATCCTGCGAATTCTCA GTGGTGAAGAATTGCTAGGGTTACCGGTCGTCATTCAGTTTCCATTTTACAGCGACGGACGCCAACAGATGCCTTTCCGCACGCTCATCATGGTGTTCACGCTCTTCGTTCATCTTGGAGTCTCTTTCGTCACGGAGCAATGCTTCACTAGAGGATGGCTGCCCCAAAAATTCGACTTTCTCAACAGCTATCCTTTGGAGATGACATATCAACAGGAAGATATTTCGCCTGAAGAATTACATTTCCAGTTCATGACCAACGGGAAACTAGAGACCACAGCACAGGAGCTGGAACTGACAGGAACGGACATCAAGTTTGATCCCATTTTAAGCATATCACATCCTAAAGTAAAGTTATTGTCAATGCGAACATCAATCGAAGAATCATctaaataa
- the LOC130703890 gene encoding methyl farnesoate epoxidase-like — translation MISEFCLTLLLIGLIIKATKRPHNFPPGPRGLPLVGYLPFLSSWDSQYPHKAMKKIGEVYGPVVGMYLGPSPPIISVCGHEAVKEALLNEDLDGRPYIPAALGRTFGEHLGLMFVMGRFWQEQRRFTMRHLKDLGFGKTSIEDQMMEELADLTNDIENGSQLNPERIVDLKGIFQVSVINILWAMIAGERFQRNDPKFQELLSANELMFRAGNVVRGTIPIPAFITNRFRFVREFIGMKSELIKPIQQFVQRNIDDHQQQNPSEGEARDYIDAYLKEMKKQKMENPSTNFTNKQLISTITDMFGAGAESTSSSIGFAIIHLIRDQQVQQKMQMELDQVCGQFLPTLNHRSSLPYTEAVLMEAQRCSTIAPFAVPHCAVKDTRIQGYTIPKGSVVLLNLDAVLQDAKYWNDPEVFRPERHLNEDGTKVIKSDHFYPFGLGKRFCLGESLAKNTYFLFTAALIKKFRFEPVPNEPLPTLDPRNGFTVSYQGFKAVVTPRS, via the exons ATGATTTCTGAATTCTGTCTCACGCTTCTGCTCATTGGTCTTATCATCAAGGCGACAAAACGTCCACACAACTTTCCACCAG GTCCAAGAGGATTGCCTCTGGTCGGCtatttgccttttctttcatcGTGGGATTCGCAATATCCACACAAGGCGATGAAAAAAATCGGTGAAGTCTACGGACCTGTAGTGGGAATGTACTTGGGGCCCAGCCCTCCCATAATTTCCGTATGCGGACACGAGGCCGTCAAAGAGGCCCTACTTAATGAAGATCTCGATGGCCGTCCCTATATCCCTGCCGCTTTAGGTCGAACCTTTGGAGAACATTTAG GACTTATGTTTGTCATGGGACGATTTTGGCAAGAACAGCGCCGATTCACTATGAGACATCTAAAGGACTTGGGTTTCGGCAAAACATCAATTGAAGACCAGATGATGGAGGAGCTTGCAGACCTAACAAATGACATCGAAAATGGAAGCCAATTAAATCCTGAACGAATTGTCGATTTGAAAGGCATTTTTCAAGTATCAGTAATCAACATCCTATGGGCTATGATCGCAG GTGAACGATTTCAACGGAACGATCCCAAATTTCAAGAACTTCTTAGTGCAAACGAGCTGATGTTCCGAGCGGGAAATGTCGTTCGAGGCACCATTCCAATTCCTGCGTTTATCACAAACCGTTTCCGCTTTGTGAGGGAATTCATTGGAATGAAAAGCGAACTCATTAAGCCGATTCAACAATTCGTTCAA CGTAATATTGATGACCATCAGCAACAAAACCCATCAGAGGGTGAAGCCCGTGATTACATCGATGCTTAcctgaaagaaatgaagaaacaaaaaatggagaatCCATCAACAAATTTTACAA ACAAACAGCTCATTTCTACGATAACGGACATGTTCGGTGCAGGTGCTGAATCAACAAGCAGCTCCATAG GTTTTGCCATTATTCATCTAATTCGCGATCAGCAAGTACAACAAAAGATGCAAATGGAATTGGACCAAGTCTGCGGACAATTTCTTCCCACTCTTAACCATCGATCAAG CTTACCATATACTGAAGCGGTTCTGATGGAAGCTCAACGTTGCAGCACTATTGCACCATTCGCCGTACCGCACTGTGCCGTCAAAGACACAAGGATCCAGGGCTATACAATTCCGAAG GGAAGTGTTGTCCTACTGAATTTGGATGCTGTTCTCCAAGATGCCAAGTACTGGAATGATCCGGAAGTCTTCCGTCCGGAACGCCATTTGAATGAAGACGGCACCAAAGTGATTAAAAGTGATCACTTCTATCCATTCGGTCTCG ggaaaagatTTTGTTTAGGAGAATCGCTGGCAAAGAATACCTATTTCCTCTTTACTGCTGCTTTGATCAAGAAATTTCGATTTGAACCTGTACCAAACGAACCTCTTCCGACTCTAGACCCAAGGAATGGATTTACTGTGAGCTACCAAGGCTTTAAAGCGGTCGTTACTCCTCGTTCATGA